One stretch of Hemitrygon akajei chromosome 18, sHemAka1.3, whole genome shotgun sequence DNA includes these proteins:
- the LOC140741272 gene encoding KAT8 regulatory NSL complex subunit 2-like isoform X2: protein MNRIRIHVLPSTRGRLTPIPRVQETLACSFSHRPCSQPRLEGQEFCLKHILEDKNAPFKQCSYVSSKNSRRCPNAAPKPEKKDGVVFCTEHARRNALAMRVPSKKPSSSPSPEVLLAQLSSYLKSDLGSQGPDSSQSEASKILDEDSWSEGEPETVLLDQTWRGDPDSEADSIDSDQEDPLKHAGVYTAEEVALVMREKLIRLQSLYIDQFKRLQHLLKEKRRRYLHSCKPDLEAAGGSPEAMLTKERVDLRKLRALRRYRRRYGLEALLHRQLKERRVMASEGGPHQAQPSARQTQRCVVVTDGLRCPAPSLPLSRHCLNHICQDPSQVLFQPCAGVKEVPCTKPVPLSQAEQPCCPLHLQVPPQMYQPEPALCASQQLQSGPADLYLSAAELQPSEVLPLEFSEDCLDVVGDSLQCPPSPLFDPAQGTSTQSTDESDLAEATLQTVSQTHSTRDHNGTRDIS from the exons ATGAACAGAATCCGGATCCATGTGCTGCCTTCCACACGGGGGCGTCTCACCCCTATCCCCAGGGTGCAAGAGACCCTGGCCTGCTCCTTCTCTCACCGCCCATGCTCACAGCCCCGATTGGAGGGCCAGGAGTTCTGTCTCAAGCACATCCTTGAGGACAAGAACGCTCCCTTCAAGCAGTGCAGTTACGTCTCATCCAAAAATAGCAGGAGGTGCCCAAATGCAGCACCCAAACCAGAGAAGAAAGATGG GGTCGTTTTCTGTACAGAGCATGCCCGAAGGAATGCATTGGCCATGAGGGTCCCATCGAAGAAGCCCAGCTCCAGCCCCTCACCTGAGGTGCTGCTTGCCCAGCTCAGCAGCTACCTGAAGAGTGATCTGGGCTCCCAGGGACCAGACAGCAGCCAGAGCGAGGCCAGCAAGATACTTG ATGAGGACAGTTGGAGTGAGGGGGAGCCCGAGACAGTGCTTCTGGACCAGACGTGGAGGGGCGACCCGGACAGTGAGGCCGACAGCATCGACAGTGACCAGGAGGACCCTCTAAA GCATGCAGGAGTGTACACAGCAGAGGAGGTGGCACTGGTGATGCGGGAGAAGCTGATCCGCCTGCAGTCGCTCTACATTGACCAGTTCAAACGACTCCAACACCTGCTGAAGGAGAAGAGGCGACGTTACCTGCACTCCTGCAAGCCCGATCTTGAGGCTGCCG GTGGTAGTCCGGAGGCCATGCTGACGAAAGAGCGGGTGGACCTGCGTAAGCTGAGGGCCTTGCGACGGTATCGCCGGCGATATGGGCTGGAGGCACTGCTGCACCGGCAACTGAAGGAGAGGCGGGTGATGGCCAGTGAGGGGGGCCCACACCAG GCACAGCCCAGCGCCCGCCAGACCCAGCGCTGTGTGGTGGTAACAGATGGGCTCCGGTGTCctgctccctctcttccactcaGTAGGCACTGCCTTAACC ATATCTGTCAAGACCCCAGCCAGGTGCTGTTCCAGCCATGCGCGGGGGTGAAGGAGGTGCCCTGCACAAAGCCTGTGCCCCTGAGCCAGGCGGAGCAGCCCTGCTGCCCCCTACATCTGCAGGTGCCCCCGCAAATGTACCAGCCTGAACCTGCCCTCTGTGCCTCCCAGCAGCTGCAGAGCGGGCCAGCCGACCTGTACCTGAGTGCAGCCGAGCTCCAGCCGTCCGAGGTGCTGCCACTGGAGTTCAGCGAG GACTGCCTGGACGTGGTGGGTGACAGTCTGCAGTGCCCGCCCTCACCGCTCTTTGACCCTGCCCAGGGCACCAGCACCCAGTCAACAGACGAGTCAGACTTGGCAGAG
- the LOC140741272 gene encoding KAT8 regulatory NSL complex subunit 2-like isoform X1, whose amino-acid sequence MNRIRIHVLPSTRGRLTPIPRVQETLACSFSHRPCSQPRLEGQEFCLKHILEDKNAPFKQCSYVSSKNSRRCPNAAPKPEKKDGVVFCTEHARRNALAMRVPSKKPSSSPSPEVLLAQLSSYLKSDLGSQGPDSSQSEASKILDEDSWSEGEPETVLLDQTWRGDPDSEADSIDSDQEDPLKHAGVYTAEEVALVMREKLIRLQSLYIDQFKRLQHLLKEKRRRYLHSCKPDLEAAGGSPEAMLTKERVDLRKLRALRRYRRRYGLEALLHRQLKERRVMASEGGPHQQAQPSARQTQRCVVVTDGLRCPAPSLPLSRHCLNHICQDPSQVLFQPCAGVKEVPCTKPVPLSQAEQPCCPLHLQVPPQMYQPEPALCASQQLQSGPADLYLSAAELQPSEVLPLEFSEDCLDVVGDSLQCPPSPLFDPAQGTSTQSTDESDLAEATLQTVSQTHSTRDHNGTRDIS is encoded by the exons ATGAACAGAATCCGGATCCATGTGCTGCCTTCCACACGGGGGCGTCTCACCCCTATCCCCAGGGTGCAAGAGACCCTGGCCTGCTCCTTCTCTCACCGCCCATGCTCACAGCCCCGATTGGAGGGCCAGGAGTTCTGTCTCAAGCACATCCTTGAGGACAAGAACGCTCCCTTCAAGCAGTGCAGTTACGTCTCATCCAAAAATAGCAGGAGGTGCCCAAATGCAGCACCCAAACCAGAGAAGAAAGATGG GGTCGTTTTCTGTACAGAGCATGCCCGAAGGAATGCATTGGCCATGAGGGTCCCATCGAAGAAGCCCAGCTCCAGCCCCTCACCTGAGGTGCTGCTTGCCCAGCTCAGCAGCTACCTGAAGAGTGATCTGGGCTCCCAGGGACCAGACAGCAGCCAGAGCGAGGCCAGCAAGATACTTG ATGAGGACAGTTGGAGTGAGGGGGAGCCCGAGACAGTGCTTCTGGACCAGACGTGGAGGGGCGACCCGGACAGTGAGGCCGACAGCATCGACAGTGACCAGGAGGACCCTCTAAA GCATGCAGGAGTGTACACAGCAGAGGAGGTGGCACTGGTGATGCGGGAGAAGCTGATCCGCCTGCAGTCGCTCTACATTGACCAGTTCAAACGACTCCAACACCTGCTGAAGGAGAAGAGGCGACGTTACCTGCACTCCTGCAAGCCCGATCTTGAGGCTGCCG GTGGTAGTCCGGAGGCCATGCTGACGAAAGAGCGGGTGGACCTGCGTAAGCTGAGGGCCTTGCGACGGTATCGCCGGCGATATGGGCTGGAGGCACTGCTGCACCGGCAACTGAAGGAGAGGCGGGTGATGGCCAGTGAGGGGGGCCCACACCAG CAGGCACAGCCCAGCGCCCGCCAGACCCAGCGCTGTGTGGTGGTAACAGATGGGCTCCGGTGTCctgctccctctcttccactcaGTAGGCACTGCCTTAACC ATATCTGTCAAGACCCCAGCCAGGTGCTGTTCCAGCCATGCGCGGGGGTGAAGGAGGTGCCCTGCACAAAGCCTGTGCCCCTGAGCCAGGCGGAGCAGCCCTGCTGCCCCCTACATCTGCAGGTGCCCCCGCAAATGTACCAGCCTGAACCTGCCCTCTGTGCCTCCCAGCAGCTGCAGAGCGGGCCAGCCGACCTGTACCTGAGTGCAGCCGAGCTCCAGCCGTCCGAGGTGCTGCCACTGGAGTTCAGCGAG GACTGCCTGGACGTGGTGGGTGACAGTCTGCAGTGCCCGCCCTCACCGCTCTTTGACCCTGCCCAGGGCACCAGCACCCAGTCAACAGACGAGTCAGACTTGGCAGAG